The Winogradskyella schleiferi genome contains the following window.
AAGCTTCAGACATGCTAATTCTTTTGCCTCCTTTGTAGGCTACAATAAACGCACCCGAATACCCTTTTCTAGCTGCTTCTTGAAGTCGTATAATTTCATTATAATCTGAAGTTTTTCCGCTAAAATATTTATAAACCTTACCTGTATATTCCCTTGTGATATCCGAAAGCCCCTTAAAATTGTAAGATTTAGGTTCTAAGTCCCTAGAACTGGCTGCAATCTGGACTTTAAACGTCACGCCTTCTATAATTCTAGGTGGATCTTCTGCTTCTATGCCTATCGTAATTTCTGGATCGGCACTCATAATATGACTTCCAACATTTAAATCCAATTCTTTCTTATAATCTAAAATTGCGGTCTTTATAGCGGTTGCCATTTTGGTTTGGCCGGCTGCAGTATTGAGATAACTGCCTTCACTTTTATTGGTTAGAAAACCAACTTCAACCAGAACACTTGGCATATAGGTGTTTCTAATTACTAATAAGCTCGCTTGCTTTAACCCTCTACTCTTTCGCTTGGCTTTGCTTATAAAATTATCTTCAATTTTTCGTGCTAAAACGATACTTTGTTCTACGTAAACTTCTTGTTCAATTCCTATGGCAATTGTTGATTCTGGGGAACTCGGGTCAAAACCTTCGTAATTTTCCTTGTAATTATCCTCTAAAAAAATCACTTCATTTTCTCGTTTTGCCACATCAAAATTACGACCGGTATTTTTCTCGCCTAAGACAAAAGTTTCCGTTCCACTAGCCTGTGAGCTATGTGCATTG
Protein-coding sequences here:
- a CDS encoding N-acetylmuramoyl-L-alanine amidase family protein: MQTTQKPSIVLLILLFISTLTSYAPLHAQEDKFVVVLDAGHGGHDSGNIGNGHSEKNIALKVTLEVGKELAKNPNIKVIYTRKTDVFVELHERANIANKADADLFVSIHCNAHSSQASGTETFVLGEKNTGRNFDVAKRENEVIFLEDNYKENYEGFDPSSPESTIAIGIEQEVYVEQSIVLARKIEDNFISKAKRKSRGLKQASLLVIRNTYMPSVLVEVGFLTNKSEGSYLNTAAGQTKMATAIKTAILDYKKELDLNVGSHIMSADPEITIGIEAEDPPRIIEGVTFKVQIAASSRDLEPKSYNFKGLSDITREYTGKVYKYFSGKTSDYNEIIRLQEAARKGYSGAFIVAYKGGKRISMSEALKSDSD